TTGTCCCGGGATTTCCCGCATCACCAAGCTCCTTCAGCACCGGCCTGCCCTGAATATTCTCAAAAGAGATATCCATTCCTTTTTCTGTTGTCATCCGCATACACCGTGCATTTTGAATCTTTTCCGCCAGCTTAAGGCCAAATGCCTGAAGCGCGTCGTATCGTATATTCCCGATACAATGCGCGAGAAGCTCTCCTGTCGCTCCGGTCAGACACATATGTCTGAGCGACGTGTTCTTTTTCATGATCTCACTGTACGCGCCGGAGCCATATATCCACATCTTATTGTATTCTGCCCATGCGTCTGCCTTCAAAAGCAGCGATACCACCGCCTTACCCGGTATCTCCTTATCGGCCGCCACAGCCACACCTCCGGGCGCTTTTATCCAGAGCGTCGCCCACTGTATACCAAGTCTGCCTGCCGCCTCCTCAGTTGCTTCCACCACTTCCCGGTCCGTGAGGGTATCCGCTGTAATAACAAGCAGTTCCCCCTGTTTCATCCGATATAGATCCCTCAATAACTTCTGTGCGATCTGAATCAATTCATTCTGCATAAAATAACACCTCCTTGATCTGTTTTATCTAGTTCTGGGCGGTATCCGCCCGTTCCGCCTGACAATACTTGTGACAGCACACATAATGCCCCCCGCTTACCTCCATCATCTCAGGAAGTTCTTTTGAACAGATATCCATCTTCACCGGACACCGCATATGGAATGCGCATCCGGGCGGAACATTTACCGGACTTGGAATCTCTCCTTTTGATATCACCTTCTCAGGCCGCATCATCTCTTCTTCATCTGTCGCGACCGGTATGGAAGAAAGCAGCATCTGTGTGTATGGATGGAGCGGCTTCTCAAAGAAATCCGCCGCCGGAGCCAGCTCGCACACCTTTCCCAGATATAGGATCGCCACCCTGTCCGCTATATTGCGCATCAGGCTCAGATCATGGGTAATGAACAGATACGACAGATTTCTCTCCTTCTGAAGTTCGATCAGCTTACGGATCACCTTCGCCTGCACCGACACATCCAGCGCACTCGTAGGTTCATCCAGGATCAGCAGAGAGGGATCCGCCGCCATCGCTCTTGCCACAGACGCCAGCTGTCTCTCCCCGCCGCCGATAGAGCGCGGATAGTTCTCACCGAATTCTCTCGGAAGTCCGACCATTTCCAGCAGATCTTCCGCCTTCTCCTCCAGTTCCTTCCCTTCTATCCCTCCGTGAAGCTTTAATGTAAATTCAATACTTTTCTTAACTTTTCTCCGGGGATTCAATGCCGAACTTGGATCCTGGAACACGATCTGAATATTTCCTTTCTGCTCTTTTGTCCGCTTCATCCCTCTGGCTGTCAGATCTTCTCCTCTATATATGATACTGCCGTCCGTCGCCTTGTACATACCTACTACCATATAAGCGATCGTACTCTTACCGGAGCCGGACTCGCCCACAAGCCCAAGCGTCTCACCTTCATATATCTCAAGGTCCACTCCGTCCACCGCCCGCACTACCTTTCCATTCTTAAGC
This is a stretch of genomic DNA from [Clostridium] hylemonae DSM 15053. It encodes these proteins:
- a CDS encoding ABC transporter ATP-binding protein; translation: MEEKKKTIEVKNLKKYFPLKNGKVVRAVDGVDLEIYEGETLGLVGESGSGKSTIAYMVVGMYKATDGSIIYRGEDLTARGMKRTKEQKGNIQIVFQDPSSALNPRRKVKKSIEFTLKLHGGIEGKELEEKAEDLLEMVGLPREFGENYPRSIGGGERQLASVARAMAADPSLLILDEPTSALDVSVQAKVIRKLIELQKERNLSYLFITHDLSLMRNIADRVAILYLGKVCELAPAADFFEKPLHPYTQMLLSSIPVATDEEEMMRPEKVISKGEIPSPVNVPPGCAFHMRCPVKMDICSKELPEMMEVSGGHYVCCHKYCQAERADTAQN